One genomic window of Burkholderia diffusa includes the following:
- a CDS encoding DUF72 domain-containing protein, producing MGDGRTRRNTPPQRQQRDVPDGSHADEQFDLFGALPDDARAAAPADDDAPAGASECATPDQPDTARPAKAPPRADRASRSPRTDQEVEPSSASGLLWDELSPPTAPAKQARRRRGVPPAPVSAEVADAAAALPPNVRLGTSSWYFPGWDGIVYDGDFARTKLSREGLEAYGAHPLLKSVSLDRSFYGPLSVADYLRYAQQVPDDFRFVVKAPASVTDAVVRGRRGEPAGPNPTFLDAQLATREFVQPCLEGLGRKAGVLVFQFSPMPDQLLAEPAALIDRLSAFFAALPTLPPDADGTRYAIEIRDASLLTPRFIRALATLGVRYCVGLHARMPDPLRQAAALALLDGDAPGPLIVRWSLHGGFKYEQAKAKYEPFDKLVDEDPATRAALAELAARYALAGQPVIITINNKAEGSAPLSCLALAREIAAVCAHWRSEAA from the coding sequence ATGGGTGACGGCAGGACGCGGCGCAACACACCGCCGCAACGACAGCAGCGCGACGTACCGGACGGGTCGCACGCCGACGAGCAGTTCGACCTGTTCGGCGCGTTGCCCGACGACGCGCGCGCGGCCGCGCCCGCGGACGACGACGCCCCCGCAGGCGCCAGCGAATGCGCGACGCCCGACCAACCCGACACTGCGCGGCCGGCGAAGGCGCCTCCCCGCGCCGACCGCGCATCGCGCAGCCCTCGCACCGACCAGGAGGTGGAACCGTCCTCTGCGTCCGGCCTGCTGTGGGACGAACTGTCGCCACCGACTGCGCCGGCGAAGCAGGCCCGGCGTCGGCGCGGCGTGCCGCCCGCACCGGTTTCCGCGGAAGTCGCCGACGCGGCGGCCGCGCTGCCGCCGAACGTGCGGCTCGGCACGTCGTCGTGGTATTTCCCCGGCTGGGACGGCATCGTCTACGACGGCGATTTCGCGCGAACGAAGCTGTCGCGCGAAGGGCTCGAGGCGTACGGCGCGCATCCACTGCTGAAGAGCGTGAGCCTCGACCGATCGTTCTACGGGCCGCTGTCGGTGGCCGACTACCTGCGCTATGCGCAGCAGGTGCCGGACGACTTCCGCTTCGTCGTGAAGGCGCCCGCGTCCGTCACCGACGCGGTCGTGCGCGGGCGGCGCGGCGAGCCGGCGGGCCCGAATCCGACCTTTCTCGACGCGCAGCTCGCCACGCGCGAATTCGTGCAGCCGTGCCTCGAAGGGCTCGGCAGGAAGGCCGGCGTGCTGGTGTTCCAGTTTTCCCCGATGCCCGATCAACTGCTCGCCGAACCGGCCGCGCTGATCGACCGGCTGTCGGCATTCTTCGCGGCGCTTCCTACGCTGCCGCCGGACGCCGACGGCACGCGCTACGCGATCGAGATCCGCGACGCGAGCCTGCTCACGCCGCGCTTTATCCGCGCGCTCGCGACGCTGGGCGTGCGCTACTGCGTCGGCCTGCATGCGCGAATGCCCGACCCGCTGCGTCAGGCGGCCGCGCTCGCGCTGCTTGACGGAGATGCGCCGGGCCCGTTGATCGTGCGCTGGAGCCTGCATGGCGGCTTCAAGTACGAGCAGGCGAAAGCGAAATACGAGCCGTTCGACAAGCTCGTCGACGAGGATCCGGCCACGCGCGCGGCGCTCGCCGAGCTGGCCGCGCGCTACGCGCTGGCCGGACAGCCCGTGATCATCACGATCAACAACAAGGCGGAAGGCTCCGCGCCGCTGTCGTGTCTCGCGCTCGCGCGCGAGATCGCCGCCGTATGCGCGCACTGGCGCAGCGAGGCGGCGTAA
- the msrA gene encoding peptide-methionine (S)-S-oxide reductase MsrA, protein MVNEMLETATVGGGCFWCTEAVFLDVDGVTAVQSGYAGGHTRNPGYRDVCDGDTGHAEVVQVTFDPTRIGYREILEIFFATHDPTQLNRQGNDVGTQYRSVVFTHSDTQRDIALDVIRELEREQVFGQPIVTQVVPLDDNYWPAEDYHQNYYARNPGQGYCSVVIGPKLAKFRQKFSHRLKSLRGA, encoded by the coding sequence ATGGTGAACGAGATGCTTGAAACCGCGACTGTGGGCGGCGGGTGCTTCTGGTGCACGGAGGCCGTGTTTCTCGATGTCGACGGCGTGACGGCCGTCCAGTCGGGCTATGCGGGCGGCCATACGCGCAATCCCGGCTATCGCGACGTATGCGACGGCGACACCGGTCACGCGGAGGTCGTGCAGGTGACGTTCGATCCGACGCGCATCGGTTATCGCGAGATCCTCGAGATCTTCTTCGCGACGCACGATCCGACCCAGCTGAACCGGCAGGGCAACGACGTCGGCACGCAATACCGTTCGGTCGTGTTCACGCATTCGGACACGCAGCGCGACATCGCGCTCGACGTGATCCGCGAACTGGAGCGCGAGCAGGTGTTCGGGCAGCCGATCGTCACGCAGGTCGTGCCGCTCGACGACAACTACTGGCCGGCCGAGGACTATCACCAGAACTATTACGCGCGCAATCCGGGGCAGGGCTACTGCTCGGTCGTGATCGGGCCGAAGCTCGCGAAATTCCGCCAGAAATTCTCGCACCGGCTGAAGTCGTTGCGCGGCGCGTAA
- a CDS encoding selenium-binding protein SBP56-related protein: MSMRPDPTFHASPELAMQAPAEEFAYTLLLSPDFSRPDALAVIDVKPGSASYGKIVHTVTMPNTGDEFHHFGWNACSSSLSPLTGHAFLERRFLIIPGLRSSRIYVIDTKPHPTQARIHKIIEPDEVFAKTGYSRPHTVHCGPEGIYVSTLGGAGKDGTDGAPGIFIMDCETFDVLGRWEIDRGPQDKHYDFWWNLPRDYMVSSEWALPPQFENGIVPEDLLANRYGHRLHFWDLRARRNVQTIDLGAQHQMALEVRPAHDPVREYGFVGVVVDTSNLEGSIWTWWREDGRFHVKKTATIPPEPAAADELPPLLKGFGAVPPLVTDIDLSLDDRFLYVSCWGTGEMRQYDVSDPHRPVLAGSVRIGGIVRRAPHTNGRAFAGGPQMVEISRDGRRVYWTNSLYSTWDDQFYPDGVPAAQVLAHAGPDGGLALADDYWVEFPDGYRAHQIRLEGGDCSTDSFCYPSVRR; encoded by the coding sequence ATGAGCATGCGGCCCGACCCGACATTTCACGCTTCGCCGGAACTTGCGATGCAGGCGCCGGCGGAGGAATTTGCCTATACGTTGTTGCTGAGTCCCGATTTTTCCAGACCCGACGCGCTCGCCGTGATCGACGTGAAACCGGGCTCGGCGAGCTACGGCAAGATCGTGCATACGGTGACGATGCCGAACACCGGCGACGAATTTCACCACTTCGGCTGGAATGCGTGTTCGTCGTCGCTGTCGCCGCTGACCGGCCACGCGTTCCTCGAGCGCCGCTTCCTGATCATCCCGGGCCTGCGTTCGTCGCGGATCTACGTGATCGACACGAAGCCTCACCCGACGCAGGCGCGCATCCACAAGATCATCGAGCCCGACGAAGTTTTCGCGAAGACCGGCTATTCGCGGCCGCATACGGTTCATTGCGGCCCCGAAGGCATTTATGTGAGTACGCTCGGCGGCGCGGGCAAGGACGGCACCGACGGCGCGCCCGGCATCTTCATCATGGACTGCGAGACGTTCGACGTGCTCGGCCGCTGGGAGATCGACCGCGGCCCGCAGGACAAGCATTACGACTTCTGGTGGAACCTGCCGCGCGACTACATGGTGTCGAGCGAATGGGCGCTGCCGCCGCAATTCGAGAACGGCATCGTGCCGGAAGACCTGCTCGCGAACCGCTACGGCCACCGGCTGCATTTCTGGGACCTGCGCGCGCGGCGCAACGTGCAGACGATCGATCTCGGCGCGCAGCACCAGATGGCGCTCGAGGTGCGGCCCGCGCACGATCCGGTACGCGAATACGGGTTCGTCGGCGTCGTGGTCGACACGAGCAACCTCGAAGGATCGATCTGGACCTGGTGGCGCGAGGACGGCCGGTTTCATGTGAAGAAGACGGCGACGATTCCGCCCGAGCCTGCCGCGGCCGACGAACTGCCGCCGCTGCTCAAGGGGTTCGGCGCCGTGCCGCCGCTCGTGACCGACATCGACCTGTCGCTCGACGACCGTTTCCTGTATGTGTCGTGCTGGGGCACCGGTGAGATGCGCCAGTACGACGTGTCGGATCCGCATCGTCCGGTGCTCGCGGGATCGGTGCGCATCGGCGGCATCGTGCGCCGCGCGCCGCACACGAACGGCCGCGCGTTCGCCGGCGGCCCGCAGATGGTCGAGATCAGCCGCGACGGCCGCCGCGTGTACTGGACCAACTCGCTCTACTCGACGTGGGACGACCAGTTCTATCCGGACGGCGTGCCGGCCGCGCAGGTGCTCGCGCATGCGGGGCCGGATGGCGGGCTGGCGCTCGCCGACGATTATTGGGTCGAGTTCCCCGACGGCTATCGCGCGCATCAGATCCGGCTCGAAGGCGGCGACTGCTCGACCGACTCGTTCTGCTATCCGTCGGTCAGGCGTTGA
- a CDS encoding flavin reductase family protein, with protein MNHATPPDFDSAAFRQALGQFATGVTVITTRAPSGQLIGITASSFNSVSLDPPLVLWSLAHKSASTPVFRNNSHYVVNVLAASQLDLCKRFSTYKGDRFEGIAHAAGNSGMPVLDGALAWFECHNRSRYDEGDHVIFVGEVERCGVRAASDAAAPLVFHGGGFHGLTQL; from the coding sequence ATGAACCACGCCACCCCGCCGGATTTCGACTCGGCCGCCTTTCGCCAGGCGCTCGGCCAATTCGCGACCGGCGTCACGGTCATCACGACGCGTGCGCCGTCCGGGCAGCTGATCGGCATCACGGCGAGCTCGTTCAACTCGGTGTCGCTCGACCCGCCGCTCGTGCTTTGGAGCCTCGCGCACAAATCGGCGTCGACCCCGGTGTTCCGCAACAACAGCCATTACGTGGTGAACGTGCTCGCGGCGTCGCAGCTCGACCTGTGCAAGCGCTTCTCGACGTACAAGGGCGACCGCTTCGAAGGGATCGCGCACGCGGCCGGCAACTCGGGCATGCCGGTGCTCGACGGCGCGCTCGCGTGGTTCGAATGCCACAATCGCAGCCGCTACGACGAAGGCGACCATGTGATCTTCGTCGGCGAAGTGGAACGCTGCGGCGTGCGGGCCGCATCGGATGCCGCAGCGCCGCTCGTGTTCCACGGCGGCGGCTTCCACGGCCTCACACAGCTTTGA
- a CDS encoding Lrp/AsnC family transcriptional regulator, giving the protein MHAITLDATDCRILAVLQEEGRISNLDLAERISLSPSACLRRMRLLEEQGVIEHYRACLSREKLGFELEAFVQVSMRNEENQWHERFAEALREWPEVVGAFVVTGESHYLLRVLAHNLKHYSDFVLNRLYKAPGVMDIRSNIVLQTLKDEAGAPVGLARMGAIKAV; this is encoded by the coding sequence ATGCACGCGATCACGCTCGATGCCACCGACTGCCGGATTCTGGCGGTACTGCAGGAGGAGGGCAGAATCAGCAATCTCGACCTGGCGGAGCGGATTTCGCTCTCGCCGTCCGCCTGTCTGCGCCGCATGCGCTTGCTCGAAGAGCAGGGCGTGATCGAGCACTATCGCGCGTGCCTGAGCCGCGAGAAGCTCGGCTTCGAGCTCGAGGCGTTCGTGCAGGTATCGATGCGCAACGAAGAAAATCAATGGCACGAGCGCTTCGCGGAAGCGCTGCGCGAATGGCCGGAGGTGGTCGGCGCGTTCGTCGTGACGGGCGAGAGTCACTATCTGCTGCGCGTGCTCGCGCACAACCTCAAGCACTATTCGGATTTCGTGCTGAACCGGCTCTACAAGGCGCCGGGCGTGATGGACATCCGTTCGAACATCGTGTTGCAGACGCTGAAGGACGAAGCGGGCGCGCCGGTCGGGCTGGCCCGCATGGGGGCGATCAAAGCTGTGTGA
- the kynB gene encoding arylformamidase, giving the protein MDTLWDISPPVSPATPVWPGDTPVSVERVWRMEAGSPVNVARLTLSPHTGAHCDAPLHYDADGAPIGAVPLDTYLGPCRVIHCIGASPVVRPADIEAALDAVPARVLLRTYARASVEQWDSGFCAVAPETIDLLAARGVKLIGIDTPSLDPQESKTMDAHHRVRAHRMAILEGIVLDDVPPGDYELIALPLKLATLDASPVRAVLRALPGRSA; this is encoded by the coding sequence ATGGACACACTCTGGGACATCTCGCCGCCCGTCAGCCCCGCCACCCCCGTGTGGCCGGGCGACACGCCGGTTTCCGTCGAACGCGTATGGCGGATGGAGGCCGGCTCGCCGGTCAACGTCGCGCGCCTGACGCTGTCTCCGCATACGGGCGCACACTGCGACGCGCCGCTCCACTACGACGCCGACGGCGCTCCGATCGGCGCGGTGCCGCTCGATACGTATCTCGGCCCGTGCCGCGTGATTCACTGCATCGGCGCGTCGCCGGTCGTGCGCCCGGCCGACATCGAGGCGGCGCTCGACGCCGTGCCGGCGCGCGTGCTGCTGCGCACCTATGCGCGCGCCAGCGTCGAGCAATGGGACAGCGGCTTCTGCGCGGTCGCGCCCGAAACCATCGACCTGCTCGCCGCGCGTGGCGTGAAGCTGATCGGCATCGACACGCCGTCGCTCGACCCGCAGGAATCGAAGACCATGGATGCGCATCACCGCGTGCGCGCGCACCGGATGGCGATCCTCGAAGGAATCGTGCTCGACGACGTGCCGCCCGGCGACTACGAGCTGATCGCGCTGCCGCTGAAGCTCGCGACGCTCGACGCGAGCCCCGTGCGTGCGGTGCTGCGCGCGCTGCCCGGCCGGTCCGCCTGA
- the kynU gene encoding kynureninase — translation MIKTREDALALDRDDPLAPLRGQFALPDGVIYLDGNSLGAQPRASAARAQQVIGAEWGEGLIRSWNTAGWFALPRRLGDKLATLIGGASGETVVTDTISINLFKLLSAMLRHQAERAPERRVIVSERSNFPTDLYIAQGLIEQLGGGYELRLIDDPADLPGALGADTAVAMITHVNYRTGYMHDMPAVTQLVHDAGALMLWDLAHSAGAVPVDLNGAHADGAVGCTYKYLNGGPGSPAFVWVPHRHHAHFSQPLSGWWGHRAPFAMQPGFAPDPGIARFLCGTQPIVSMSMVECGLDVFLQTDMHAIRRKSLALTDAFIALVEARCAGLSLKLVTPRAHHQRGSQASFEHPHGYEVMQALIARGVIGDYREPYVLRFGFTPLYTRFVDVWDAVETLRDILATDAWKAPEFAERGAVT, via the coding sequence ATGATCAAGACCCGTGAAGACGCGCTCGCCCTCGACCGCGACGACCCGCTCGCCCCGCTGCGCGGCCAGTTCGCGCTGCCCGACGGCGTGATCTATCTCGACGGCAACTCGCTCGGCGCGCAACCACGCGCGTCGGCCGCCCGCGCGCAACAGGTGATCGGCGCCGAATGGGGCGAAGGCCTGATCCGCAGCTGGAACACCGCCGGCTGGTTCGCGCTGCCGCGCCGCCTCGGCGACAAGCTCGCGACGCTGATCGGCGGTGCATCCGGCGAGACCGTCGTGACCGACACCATCTCGATCAACCTGTTCAAACTGCTGTCGGCGATGCTGCGCCACCAGGCCGAGCGCGCGCCGGAGCGCCGCGTGATCGTGTCGGAGCGCTCGAACTTCCCGACCGACCTGTACATCGCGCAAGGGCTGATCGAACAGCTCGGCGGCGGCTATGAACTGCGCCTGATCGACGATCCGGCGGACCTGCCCGGCGCGCTCGGCGCGGACACGGCCGTCGCGATGATCACGCACGTGAACTACCGCACCGGCTACATGCACGACATGCCGGCCGTCACGCAGCTCGTACACGACGCGGGCGCGCTGATGCTGTGGGATCTCGCGCATTCGGCCGGCGCGGTGCCGGTCGACCTGAACGGCGCGCATGCGGACGGCGCGGTCGGCTGCACGTACAAGTACCTGAACGGCGGCCCCGGTTCGCCGGCGTTCGTGTGGGTGCCGCACCGCCATCACGCGCACTTCTCGCAACCGCTGTCGGGCTGGTGGGGCCACCGTGCGCCGTTCGCGATGCAGCCGGGCTTCGCGCCCGATCCGGGCATCGCGCGCTTCCTGTGCGGCACGCAACCGATCGTGTCGATGTCGATGGTCGAATGCGGGCTCGACGTGTTCCTGCAGACCGACATGCACGCGATCCGGCGCAAGTCGCTCGCGCTGACGGACGCGTTCATCGCACTCGTCGAGGCCCGCTGCGCGGGCCTGTCGCTGAAGCTCGTCACACCGCGCGCGCATCATCAGCGCGGCTCGCAGGCGAGCTTCGAACACCCGCACGGCTACGAGGTGATGCAGGCGCTGATCGCGCGCGGCGTGATCGGGGACTACCGCGAACCGTACGTGCTGCGCTTCGGCTTCACGCCGCTCTACACGCGCTTCGTCGACGTGTGGGACGCCGTCGAGACGCTGCGCGACATCCTGGCCACCGATGCGTGGAAGGCACCCGAGTTCGCCGAGCGCGGCGCGGTGACCTGA
- the kynA gene encoding tryptophan 2,3-dioxygenase, translating to MQPPGDDAPAGCPFSGARAAQSAHEAPHVPGDASGEAGWHNAQLDFSKSMSYGDYLSLNSILDAQHPLSPDHNEMLFIIQHQTSELWMKLALFELRGALDAVRGDALPPAFKMLARVSRILEQLVQAWNVLSTMTPSEYSAMRPYLGQSSGFQSYQYRQLEFLLGNKNVQMLQPHAHRPDILEQVRATLEAPSFYDEVVRLLARRGFPIAPERLERDWTQPMRHDETVEAAWLEVYRHPQQHWELYEMAEELVDLEDAFRQWRFRHVTTVERIIGFKQGTGGTSGAPYLRKMLDVVLFPELWHVRTTL from the coding sequence ATGCAGCCACCCGGCGACGATGCGCCGGCGGGCTGCCCGTTCTCGGGCGCACGCGCGGCCCAATCGGCACACGAAGCCCCGCACGTGCCCGGCGATGCGTCGGGCGAAGCCGGCTGGCACAACGCGCAGCTCGATTTCTCGAAGTCGATGAGCTATGGCGACTACCTGTCGCTGAATTCGATCCTCGACGCGCAGCATCCGCTGTCGCCCGATCACAACGAGATGCTGTTCATCATCCAGCATCAGACGAGCGAGCTGTGGATGAAGCTCGCGCTGTTCGAGTTGCGCGGCGCGCTCGACGCGGTGCGCGGCGACGCGCTGCCGCCCGCGTTCAAGATGCTCGCGCGCGTGTCGCGCATTCTCGAGCAACTCGTGCAGGCGTGGAACGTGCTGTCGACGATGACGCCGTCCGAGTATTCGGCGATGCGGCCGTACCTCGGCCAGTCGTCGGGCTTCCAGTCGTACCAGTACCGGCAGCTCGAATTCCTGCTCGGCAACAAGAACGTTCAGATGCTGCAGCCGCATGCGCACCGGCCCGACATCCTCGAACAGGTGCGTGCGACGCTCGAGGCGCCGTCTTTCTATGACGAGGTCGTGCGCCTGCTCGCGCGACGCGGCTTCCCGATCGCACCCGAGCGGCTCGAGCGCGACTGGACGCAGCCGATGCGGCACGACGAAACCGTCGAGGCCGCGTGGCTCGAGGTCTACCGTCATCCGCAGCAGCACTGGGAGCTCTACGAGATGGCCGAGGAACTCGTCGATCTCGAGGACGCGTTCCGCCAGTGGCGGTTCCGTCACGTGACGACCGTCGAGCGCATCATCGGCTTCAAGCAGGGCACGGGCGGCACGAGCGGCGCGCCGTATCTGCGCAAGATGCTCGACGTCGTGCTGTTCCCCGAGCTCTGGCACGTGCGCACCACGCTGTAA
- a CDS encoding MFS transporter encodes MSTRDGLQPPPVDIGATLDDGPFTTMQRCVVLLAALAIVLDGFDGQLIGFAIPVLIREWGITRGAFAPAVAAGLIGMGIGSACAGLVADRFGRRQALIGSVFLFGIATCAIGFAPNVATIAMLRFCAGLGIGGALPTATTMTAEYTPARRRTMMVTATIVCVPLGGMLAGLFAHEVLPRYGWRGLFFAGGALPLVLGFVLVRALPESPRFLARRPARWPELGALLARMQRPVAPGTAFTDLRDARAPGARAGFGALFAGGQARDTIALWCAFFMCLLAVYAAFSWLPTMLAASGLSVSVAGSGLTAYNLGGVIGALLCAWTIAHAGSRWPLALCSIGGAASAVWLLGVDAGRHTGWLIVGLGVHGLFVNAVQSTMYALCAYIYPTAVRATGTASALAFGRLGAILSAFVGAIVITAGGATAYLTMLAVAMSVVCVALLAMRRHIPRLTREPALPSEGEELARTSS; translated from the coding sequence ATGAGCACGCGCGACGGATTGCAGCCGCCACCGGTCGACATCGGCGCGACGCTCGACGACGGACCGTTCACGACGATGCAGCGTTGCGTGGTGCTGCTCGCCGCGCTCGCGATCGTGCTCGACGGCTTCGACGGCCAGCTGATCGGCTTCGCGATTCCGGTGCTGATCCGGGAATGGGGAATCACACGCGGCGCATTCGCGCCGGCGGTGGCCGCCGGGCTGATCGGGATGGGCATCGGCAGCGCGTGCGCGGGCCTCGTCGCGGACCGTTTCGGGCGCCGCCAGGCCCTGATCGGCAGCGTGTTTCTGTTCGGCATCGCGACCTGCGCGATCGGCTTCGCGCCGAATGTCGCGACGATCGCGATGCTGCGCTTCTGCGCGGGGCTCGGGATCGGCGGCGCGCTGCCGACGGCCACGACGATGACGGCCGAATACACGCCCGCGCGGCGTCGCACGATGATGGTGACGGCGACGATCGTCTGCGTGCCGCTCGGCGGCATGCTGGCCGGGCTGTTCGCGCACGAGGTGCTGCCGCGCTACGGCTGGCGCGGATTGTTCTTCGCTGGCGGCGCGCTGCCGCTCGTGCTCGGCTTCGTGCTCGTGCGTGCGCTGCCCGAATCGCCGCGTTTCCTGGCGCGGCGCCCCGCACGCTGGCCGGAACTCGGCGCATTGCTCGCGCGCATGCAGCGGCCGGTCGCGCCCGGCACCGCGTTCACCGATCTTCGCGACGCACGCGCACCCGGCGCACGCGCCGGCTTCGGCGCGTTGTTCGCCGGCGGCCAGGCGCGCGACACGATCGCGCTGTGGTGCGCGTTCTTCATGTGCCTGCTCGCCGTATATGCGGCGTTCAGCTGGCTGCCGACGATGCTAGCCGCGAGCGGGCTGAGCGTGTCGGTCGCGGGTTCGGGACTCACCGCGTACAACCTCGGCGGCGTGATCGGTGCGCTGCTGTGCGCGTGGACGATCGCGCATGCGGGTTCGCGCTGGCCGCTCGCGCTGTGCAGCATCGGCGGCGCGGCGAGCGCAGTGTGGCTGCTGGGTGTCGATGCGGGGCGCCACACGGGCTGGCTGATCGTCGGGCTCGGCGTGCATGGCCTGTTCGTCAACGCGGTGCAGTCGACGATGTATGCGCTGTGCGCGTACATCTACCCGACGGCGGTGCGCGCGACCGGCACCGCGAGCGCGCTCGCGTTCGGCCGGCTCGGCGCGATCCTCAGCGCGTTCGTGGGCGCGATTGTCATCACTGCGGGCGGTGCGACGGCGTATTTGACGATGCTGGCCGTCGCGATGAGCGTGGTGTGCGTCGCGCTGCTCGCGATGCGGCGGCACATTCCGCGGCTCACGCGCGAACCCGCGTTGCCGAGCGAAGGGGAGGAGCTGGCCCGCACGTCGTCGTGA
- a CDS encoding ketopantoate reductase family protein, translating to MKIAILGAGAMGSLFGARLAEHGEAVTLIDVNDAHLDAIRRDGLCIDDDRGERRIRALQAIRPETANAQASASPDMPFDLLIVFTKSLHTREALEGVRALLTSRPYVLTLQNGLGNVETLNAFVPLERILVGVTTWPADFAGAGHVRSHGAGTIRMMTADGTARPFAAAVADAFSRAGLACSLDADVWAAIWEKVAFNAALNTLCAATGCTVDQLGREPGGPRLALAIAAETAAVAHAKGIAVDGERIARNVEHAIHAHRGHRPSMLQDVLAGRRTEIDAINGKIVAAARETGIAVPHTDTLLALVRLIDARGD from the coding sequence ATGAAGATCGCGATTCTCGGCGCCGGCGCCATGGGCTCGCTGTTCGGCGCGCGGCTGGCCGAGCACGGCGAGGCCGTCACGCTGATCGACGTGAACGATGCGCATCTCGATGCGATCCGGCGTGACGGATTGTGTATCGACGACGATCGCGGCGAACGCCGCATCCGCGCGTTGCAGGCCATCCGGCCGGAAACGGCGAATGCGCAGGCAAGCGCATCGCCCGACATGCCGTTCGATTTGCTGATCGTTTTCACGAAATCGCTGCACACGCGTGAGGCGCTCGAAGGCGTGCGCGCTTTGCTGACGTCGCGCCCCTACGTGCTGACGCTGCAGAACGGGCTCGGCAACGTCGAGACGCTGAACGCGTTCGTGCCGCTCGAACGGATTCTGGTCGGCGTCACGACGTGGCCGGCCGACTTCGCCGGCGCCGGGCACGTGCGCTCGCACGGCGCCGGCACGATCCGCATGATGACGGCCGACGGCACGGCGCGCCCGTTCGCGGCGGCCGTGGCCGACGCGTTCTCGCGTGCCGGCCTCGCGTGTTCGCTCGATGCCGACGTGTGGGCCGCGATCTGGGAAAAGGTCGCGTTCAACGCGGCGCTCAATACGCTGTGCGCGGCGACGGGTTGCACGGTCGACCAGCTTGGCCGCGAGCCCGGCGGCCCGCGGCTTGCACTCGCGATCGCGGCGGAGACGGCCGCCGTCGCGCATGCGAAAGGCATCGCGGTGGACGGCGAGCGCATCGCGCGCAACGTCGAGCATGCGATCCACGCGCATCGCGGCCATCGGCCGTCGATGCTGCAGGACGTGCTCGCGGGCCGCCGCACCGAGATCGACGCGATCAACGGCAAGATCGTCGCGGCTGCGCGCGAGACGGGTATCGCGGTTCCGCACACCGATACGCTGCTCGCGCTCGTCAGGCTGATCGACGCGCGCGGCGACTGA